GTGCCCCGGTCGTAGCTAAGGTGAAGGCAATGATTAATATGGCTATAAGGAAGATAGCAACAGGCAAAACCAGCAATTGTCGGTCGTTGTGCTTCCTTACGAACGAATCCAGTTTTTCCGTAAGAGATAGACTCATCTTCTGATGCTCCAAGAGTGTAAGAGTGATGGAAATTGAGATTTATATTTTGTTTCCAACATACACTACAACTTATATATACTACTTGCTATTTTTATAAGTCGATGATAGAGAGGCCGGGATTAGACGAATATTTCCTCGAAATAGCTACCGTTGTAGCAAAAAGGTCAACATGCCTGAGAAACCAGGTGGGTGCTGTGATCGTCAAGGATAAAAGGATACTTTCCTCAGGCTATAATGGTGCCCCCAGGAACATGGCCCATTGTCTTGACATTGGCTGCATCAGACAGCAGAACAACATCGAATCGGGTACACGCCACGAGAAATGTCGGGCAGTGCACGCCGAGCAGAATGCCATCATCCAGGCAGCACTTTATGGGGTCAGCATAGACTCGGCAACCTTGTACTGCACACACCAGCCATGCATCCTGTGTGCCAAAATGATCATCAACTCAAATATCAAAAGAGTTGTGTTCCTGCAATCCTATCCGGATAGGGATTCCATTGAATTCTTTGATGAGGCCGGAGTAGAACTTGTTAACCTGCCCTCAAACCCGGCACCTTAGATATTTCAGGCTTTTTTTAATCAGATCTTCTTCATCCGACCTATACATTTCCTTTACGGATGCACTATCTTTGGACCTTAATTTCAGGCCACGTATTATCACTACAGGATATCCGCCGTTACCTTCACCCATAAGCAGGTTCGCAGCTCCTGCGACCTCATCAGCGACAGCTTCTTCTGTGATCTTAAGTTCTTTACCGAACAGATCTTTTTGTCCCTTCCAGTCTTTGAGAGGATGGATACGATAGACTCCTACAGCAACCCCTGTTTGACCACGCTTAAAGGCTCTCCCATTCGTATCGGTAATGATTACACTGATCTGCGTACCAGTGTAACTCTCGATCCCCTTTCCAATATATGCAGCGCTTGCATCAGAATCTGCCGGAAGCTCCAGAAGTATTTCCTCTTCAACATTAGATTCATCAATGCCTGCATTGATGCATATATGGCCATTTTTCATCTCCACAAGCAATACTGGTGAAGAAATCAGGCATTCCCGGCTCCTTTCAAGAACCGCCTGTATAAACTCGGGAGTGAAACGGATATGTTTGGAGAACTCTACTGCCTCTGCACCAGGAACTATATCCACCAGGGAAAAAGTCCTTCCTTCAGCTTTCCCCACAATGGTGGAAGCTATAACTATGACATCCCCATCAAGGATATCGGTTCTTTCACAAATGATCTGTGCGATATCATCCTCTTTTTTTATCAGTGGGATGTTTTCCACTACAAAAGCCTCGAATCTCAAAAATTACACCTGGTGTTAACAGGTCATTAGGCATAAATAAGCCTATCTACATATGAACAGATGCGGCGATGATGATAGTTACCCCGACTGAGCAAAATATGAAGAGGTTATTTCCCTGATGCCGTAAATATATAAATTACTGAAAAAAGCGATAGTACGTCCATCATATATGGACGTACCCTAGAAATTATCCACAACTCATTCGATAAGTATCTTCTGCTTTTCCTCTATCTCTGCCTTAGGTATTTTTATGGTCAGAACGCCATCCTCCAGTTTGGCTTTCGCTCCTTCTGTCACAACATTCGCAGGCAGGCTGAAGGTCCGGGCAAACCGTGAAAAAGCGCGTTCATGCACCACATATCCTTCCTTCTCTTCTTCCTTTTCGCGATGCGTGTTTGCATTGATGTAGAGCATATTATTCTTAATATCGATCTCCACATCTTTCTTGTCTACTCCGGGCATGTCGGCCTTTACAACTATTTCGTTATCCTTATCCTGCACGTCCATCATGGGTGAAAGCGTGTCTAAGGTCTTTATTTCACCCGAAAGTGACAGTTCACTGAACAGCTGTCTTAGAAGTCCCTGCATCCTGCCTACCTCTTCAAAGGGATCCCATTTAGATATACCCGAAGGTGTCCATCTTGTAAGACCTTGTTTCATGCAATCCACACCTTTGAGTATCGGGGTTTAGCCATTCCCCGCATAACTCCAATGAAATACATGAGAATTAATTATAAAATTTGACTATGGTTAAAAAAAAGAGATTGTGTTCTTATGTGTGGCGTTGTATCATGAGCTTTACCAGATCAGCAGCATACACAATTCCATAGGATCCCTCCCGCACATCAACTTCATTGAATGCTGTGGCATTGTCGGGATGTTTCTCATTGGTGGAGTAGATAGCAAAAGGTATGGGATCAGATGTATGCGTCCTCAGGTGCACAGGAGTCGGATGATCAGGCATTACCAGGATGGTCACATCTGCGGCCATGGAATTAGCACCCTGCAGTATGGTGCCAACAACCTTCTCATCAAAATCCTCGATGGCCTGGATCTTAGCCTTTGCATCTCCCATGTGCCCTGCCTCATCCGGTGCTTCCACATGTACGACAACGAAATCGTGATCCTTCAGAGCATCCAGTGCATACTCGGCCTTTCCTACGTAATTGGTATCCAGATAACCTGTTGCTCCGGGCACCTCGATTATATCGAAACCTGCGTATATTCCGATCCCCTTCACAAGATCTACTGCGGAGATGATAGCTCCGGTCTTACCGTACATATCCCTGAACAGAGGAAATGCAGGCGCACCTCCCTGTCCCCATAACCAGATCGAATTGCCTGGCTTCTTACCTGCTGCTATCCTGTTAAGGTTCACAGGATGCTTCGCAAGAATGGCCATGGAAGTATCGATCAATTCACAAAATATCGTACTGTCCTTGCCTTTTGGCATATGATCTTCTTTTTTTTCGCCTATCACGTCATGAGGAGGAGTGCACGCGGTTTCAGCACCAAAGTTGTTCTTTGTAACCATCAGATGTCTGTAGCTGATACCCGGATAGAAGCTGATCCCGTCCTTACCTAACTCTGCATCTACGGTTTGTATAAGTTCCCTGGCCTCTTCGCTTGAAATGTGTCCGGAACTGTAATCAGCGATCATTCCGTCCTCTATAGTTATGAGGTTACATCTGAAAGCCACATCATCAGCATCCAATTCAATGCCCATGCTTGCAGCTTCAAGAGGAGCCCGGCCTGAGTAATACTTTTTAGGATCATATCCTACAATAGACATGTTCGCAACATCGCTTCCCGGATGCATACCTTCCGGGACGGTCCGGGCCAGCCCCGCTTTTCCATGGGCAGCAATATAGTCCATGTTGGGCGTTCTTGCCTTCTGGAGTACAGTTCTTCCTCCCAGTTCAGCAATAGGTTCATCCGCCATACCATCTCCGATCAGTATTATATATTTCATGATATACACCAGGGATCCTAAAACCGACAGACTAATCAACTAATAGAAGAAACAAGCATGCAATCACATGTAATGTCCTTTAATTTGTATGATAGTGGTTCCTATGAGATATATACGTTTTGTGGTTGTCTGTGTAATGACATTGCTTATTCTGCTGTCTTCCCCAGTTTATTGTTCCCCTGAAGAAGGGGCAATGATATATTACTCTGAGGAAACTCTGAGTGCAGGCGATATTGTACAGTTAGAGCAAGGTTATTCTTTCAAGCTCATAGATTCCAGCAAAGACTCCGGAGACATATTATTAAAAGTGTACTATAAAGATGAAGAGATCGATATAAGGGATTCTTTCGGAGACGAAGAT
This DNA window, taken from Methanomethylovorans hollandica DSM 15978, encodes the following:
- a CDS encoding deoxycytidylate deaminase translates to MIERPGLDEYFLEIATVVAKRSTCLRNQVGAVIVKDKRILSSGYNGAPRNMAHCLDIGCIRQQNNIESGTRHEKCRAVHAEQNAIIQAALYGVSIDSATLYCTHQPCILCAKMIINSNIKRVVFLQSYPDRDSIEFFDEAGVELVNLPSNPAP
- a CDS encoding Hsp20/alpha crystallin family protein, with product MKQGLTRWTPSGISKWDPFEEVGRMQGLLRQLFSELSLSGEIKTLDTLSPMMDVQDKDNEIVVKADMPGVDKKDVEIDIKNNMLYINANTHREKEEEKEGYVVHERAFSRFARTFSLPANVVTEGAKAKLEDGVLTIKIPKAEIEEKQKILIE
- a CDS encoding cofactor-independent phosphoglycerate mutase, with amino-acid sequence MKYIILIGDGMADEPIAELGGRTVLQKARTPNMDYIAAHGKAGLARTVPEGMHPGSDVANMSIVGYDPKKYYSGRAPLEAASMGIELDADDVAFRCNLITIEDGMIADYSSGHISSEEARELIQTVDAELGKDGISFYPGISYRHLMVTKNNFGAETACTPPHDVIGEKKEDHMPKGKDSTIFCELIDTSMAILAKHPVNLNRIAAGKKPGNSIWLWGQGGAPAFPLFRDMYGKTGAIISAVDLVKGIGIYAGFDIIEVPGATGYLDTNYVGKAEYALDALKDHDFVVVHVEAPDEAGHMGDAKAKIQAIEDFDEKVVGTILQGANSMAADVTILVMPDHPTPVHLRTHTSDPIPFAIYSTNEKHPDNATAFNEVDVREGSYGIVYAADLVKLMIQRHT
- a CDS encoding coenzyme F420-0:L-glutamate ligase, with the translated sequence MRFEAFVVENIPLIKKEDDIAQIICERTDILDGDVIVIASTIVGKAEGRTFSLVDIVPGAEAVEFSKHIRFTPEFIQAVLERSRECLISSPVLLVEMKNGHICINAGIDESNVEEEILLELPADSDASAAYIGKGIESYTGTQISVIITDTNGRAFKRGQTGVAVGVYRIHPLKDWKGQKDLFGKELKITEEAVADEVAGAANLLMGEGNGGYPVVIIRGLKLRSKDSASVKEMYRSDEEDLIKKSLKYLRCRV